From Aerosticca soli, a single genomic window includes:
- the ung gene encoding uracil-DNA glycosylase has product MADAADRVRLEPSWKARLGDYLERPDMRALADFLRAEKRAGKVIYPPGPDIFAAFDHTPFDAVRVVILGQDPYHGPGQAHGLCFSVRPGVPVPPSLVNIFKEIERDLGIAPPDHGCLIPWADRGVLLLNAVLTVEQGKPGSHQGKGWEGFTDAAIEALVREREGLVFMLWGAYAQQKGRLVDPRRHLVLKAPHPSPLSAHRGFFGCGHFSKANRYLAERGLEPVDWSLPPYRELVRHFHVG; this is encoded by the coding sequence ATGGCTGACGCGGCCGACCGGGTCCGCCTGGAGCCCTCCTGGAAGGCGCGTCTCGGCGATTATCTCGAGCGGCCGGACATGCGCGCCCTGGCCGACTTCCTGCGCGCGGAAAAACGCGCCGGCAAGGTGATCTATCCGCCGGGGCCGGACATCTTCGCCGCCTTCGACCACACCCCCTTCGACGCCGTGCGGGTGGTGATCCTCGGCCAGGACCCCTACCACGGCCCCGGTCAGGCGCACGGCCTGTGCTTTTCGGTGCGTCCGGGCGTGCCGGTGCCGCCTTCGCTCGTCAACATCTTCAAGGAGATCGAGCGCGACCTCGGCATCGCGCCGCCCGACCACGGCTGCCTGATTCCCTGGGCCGACCGCGGCGTGCTGCTCCTCAATGCCGTGCTCACCGTCGAGCAAGGCAAGCCCGGCTCGCACCAGGGCAAGGGCTGGGAAGGGTTCACCGATGCCGCCATTGAGGCGCTCGTGCGCGAGCGCGAGGGGCTGGTCTTCATGCTGTGGGGCGCCTATGCGCAGCAGAAAGGCCGGCTGGTCGATCCGCGCCGCCATCTCGTGCTGAAGGCGCCGCACCCCTCGCCGCTCTCGGCCCATCGCGGGTTCTTCGGATGCGGGCATTTTTCCAAGGCCAACCGCTACCTCGCGGAGCGCGGCCTGGAGCCGGTCGACTGGTCGCTGCCGCCCTACCGGGAACTCGTGCGGCATTTTCACGTCGGATGA
- a CDS encoding response regulator, whose protein sequence is MKTSIGRRDVSDAPRVLVVDGSRVVRELIARVLRETLPRAEVVGCASGAEAQRQLAAGVFDFITVALRLPDMDGLELARHVRASAAQAYVPIVVISGDVDERLQRRTLGEDVTDYFDKSLGFGALAEFIRGYVHPPATGSGEVLYVEDSKVVALTIRRMLERAGLTVRHVASAEDALALLETEAARGRIGADLVLTDVSLKGQLTGGDLLQRIRNGFGYGKGTLPVLVMTGDENLANQAALLKAGANDLVVKPVEERLLITKLLFQLRVGRHLRERTAAHG, encoded by the coding sequence ATGAAGACATCCATCGGCCGACGCGATGTGAGCGATGCCCCGCGGGTGCTGGTCGTCGATGGCTCGCGGGTGGTGCGCGAGCTGATCGCGCGGGTATTGCGCGAGACCCTGCCCCGGGCCGAGGTGGTCGGTTGCGCCAGCGGCGCGGAGGCGCAGCGGCAGCTCGCCGCGGGCGTATTCGACTTCATCACCGTGGCGCTGCGCCTGCCCGACATGGATGGTCTGGAGCTGGCCCGCCACGTCCGTGCGTCGGCAGCGCAAGCCTACGTGCCCATCGTGGTGATCTCCGGCGACGTGGACGAGCGCCTGCAACGCCGCACCCTGGGCGAAGACGTCACCGACTATTTCGACAAGTCGCTCGGCTTCGGCGCGCTGGCCGAATTCATCCGCGGCTACGTGCATCCGCCGGCAACCGGCAGCGGCGAGGTGCTCTATGTCGAGGACAGCAAGGTGGTGGCGCTCACCATCCGGCGCATGCTGGAGCGCGCGGGGTTGACGGTCCGTCACGTGGCGAGCGCCGAGGATGCGCTGGCGCTCCTGGAAACCGAGGCGGCGCGCGGCCGCATCGGCGCCGACCTGGTGCTTACCGACGTCAGCCTGAAAGGGCAGCTCACCGGCGGCGACCTGCTTCAGCGCATCCGCAACGGTTTCGGCTACGGCAAGGGAACGCTGCCGGTGCTGGTGATGACGGGCGACGAGAACCTCGCCAACCAGGCCGCCCTGCTCAAGGCCGGCGCCAACGATCTCGTGGTCAAGCCGGTGGAGGAACGTTTGCTGATCACCAAGCTCCTGTTCCAGCTGCGCGTGGGCCGTCACCTGCGCGAACGCACCGCCGCGCATGGCTGA
- the ftsX gene encoding permease-like cell division protein FtsX — MNTPSAAEPTRTATARPRRFAAWREHHRWSAVASLRHLLRRPLGTLLTVTVMGLALALPLLFYLLLDNLDGLGRGLERNPALNVFLEAGQGNAQAEALARSWRERADVQAVTVKTPQQGLDELAAQQGFSGVLHALDEHNPLPYVLEVTPRQDLDAVAVAHLAEQLRGEHGVAQVQDGTLWRQRLDALLALGRRLTAVLALWLTLAAVLIVANSIRMDIAGRREEIRVLQLLGASPGFVRRPYLYAGAWYGGLAGVLAALLVAAVEAALAEPAARLALAYGGRLQLHGLPPWLLLAVPPAAALLGWLGARGVCAWQLRRSR; from the coding sequence ATGAACACGCCATCGGCCGCCGAACCCACGCGCACCGCCACGGCGCGGCCGCGGCGCTTCGCCGCCTGGCGCGAGCACCATCGCTGGAGTGCCGTCGCCAGCCTGCGCCATCTGCTGCGCCGGCCGCTGGGCACCCTGCTCACGGTCACCGTGATGGGACTCGCGCTGGCGCTGCCCTTGCTGTTCTATCTGTTGCTCGACAACCTCGATGGTCTTGGGCGCGGCCTCGAGCGCAACCCGGCGCTCAACGTGTTCCTCGAGGCGGGCCAGGGCAACGCGCAGGCCGAGGCCTTGGCGCGCAGCTGGCGCGAACGCGCGGACGTGCAGGCGGTGACCGTCAAGACGCCGCAGCAGGGCCTGGACGAACTGGCCGCGCAGCAGGGCTTTTCCGGCGTCCTGCACGCGCTGGACGAACACAACCCGCTGCCCTATGTGCTCGAGGTGACGCCCCGCCAGGACCTGGACGCGGTCGCCGTGGCGCATCTGGCCGAGCAGCTGCGCGGCGAGCACGGCGTGGCGCAGGTGCAGGACGGCACGCTCTGGCGCCAGCGGCTGGATGCGCTGCTGGCGCTGGGTCGGCGCCTGACCGCCGTGCTCGCGCTGTGGCTGACGCTGGCCGCCGTGCTGATCGTGGCCAACAGCATCCGCATGGACATCGCCGGCCGCCGCGAGGAGATCCGTGTCCTGCAGCTGCTCGGCGCGAGTCCGGGTTTCGTGCGCCGGCCCTACCTGTACGCCGGCGCCTGGTACGGCGGCCTGGCCGGCGTGCTCGCCGCGCTGCTGGTGGCGGCGGTGGAGGCGGCGCTGGCCGAACCGGCCGCGCGGCTCGCGCTGGCTTATGGCGGCCGATTGCAGCTGCACGGCCTGCCGCCCTGGCTGCTGCTCGCGGTGCCGCCCGCCGCGGCGCTGCTCGGCTGGCTGGGTGCGCGCGGCGTCTGCGCCTGGCAGTTGCGCCGCAGTCGATGA
- the ftsE gene encoding cell division ATP-binding protein FtsE — protein sequence MIRFEQVSKRYPGGHEALVQLSFELADGEMAFVTGHSGAGKSTLLKLIALLERPSQGEIVIDGQRLSRLHRRNIPKLRRGIGMVFQDHHLLMDRSVYANVELPLLIGAVPPAERARRVRAALEKVGLLDYERQLPGSLSAGEQQRVGIARAIVARPALLIADEPTGNLDPQLAVEIMQLFAEFQDVGTTVLIASHDLPLIKRMKRRVVVLDHGRLIADVAAAEVQ from the coding sequence GTGATCCGTTTCGAGCAAGTCAGCAAACGCTATCCGGGCGGACACGAGGCGCTCGTGCAGCTTTCCTTCGAGCTGGCCGATGGCGAGATGGCCTTCGTCACCGGCCACTCCGGCGCCGGCAAGAGCACCCTGCTCAAGCTGATCGCCCTGCTGGAGCGGCCCTCGCAAGGCGAGATCGTGATCGACGGGCAACGCTTGTCCCGGCTTCACCGCCGCAACATTCCCAAGCTGCGCCGCGGCATCGGCATGGTGTTCCAGGACCATCACCTGCTGATGGACCGCAGCGTGTACGCCAACGTCGAGTTGCCGCTCTTGATCGGCGCGGTGCCGCCGGCCGAGCGCGCGCGGCGGGTGCGTGCGGCGCTGGAGAAGGTCGGCCTGCTCGACTATGAACGCCAACTGCCGGGTTCGCTCTCGGCCGGCGAGCAGCAGCGGGTCGGCATCGCCCGCGCCATCGTCGCCCGCCCGGCGCTGCTGATCGCCGACGAGCCGACCGGCAACCTCGATCCGCAGCTCGCCGTCGAGATCATGCAGCTGTTCGCCGAATTCCAGGACGTGGGCACCACCGTACTCATCGCCAGCCACGACCTGCCGCTGATCAAGCGCATGAAGCGGCGCGTGGTGGTGCTCGACCACGGCCGGCTGATCGCCGACGTCGCCGCTGCGGAGGTGCAATGA
- a CDS encoding DEAD/DEAH box helicase: MSQTVLTDTYFRQFDLHPSLQQGLDEAGFVRCTPIQALTLPVALAGRDVAGQAQTGTGKTCAFLVALMNRLLTRPAAPDRKDGDPRALVIAPTRELAIQIDKDARSIGRHTGLKIALIYGGVDYDKQRQQLREGCDIVIATPGRLLDYYKQHVFGLDSVEVMVVDEADRMFDLGFIKDVRYIFRRLPPRERRQVLLFSATLSHRVLELAYEHMHEAEKLVVETDNVTADRVRQRVYFPAKEEKLPLLLNLIERERPARSIVFVNTKMAAERVTERLKKQGHRVGALSGDVPQLKRQKLLQRFQDGQLDILVCTDVAARGLHIPAVSHVFNYDLPQDAEDYVHRIGRTARLGAEGDAISFACDLYAMSLPEIEAYIGQKIPVATIEPELLVMPKPREMDAAFAADTAADSAAFGDKVAPRTPAGRPGPRPRPRKNIADAPRPTPATAETAAPAPAPAPAGEDGPARKRRRRGGRGRRRPEAETPAVQAAQGPARPAREERRPPPAEPAAAKPAQRPSRQVAATAPRPAAKKPGFFRRLARLFTGR, encoded by the coding sequence ATGTCCCAGACCGTACTCACCGATACCTATTTCCGCCAGTTCGACCTTCACCCCTCCCTGCAGCAGGGACTCGACGAAGCCGGTTTCGTCCGCTGCACGCCGATCCAGGCGCTGACGCTGCCAGTCGCCCTCGCCGGCCGCGACGTCGCCGGCCAGGCGCAGACCGGCACCGGCAAGACCTGCGCCTTCCTGGTTGCGCTGATGAACCGCCTGCTCACCCGGCCCGCCGCGCCCGACCGCAAGGACGGCGATCCGCGCGCGCTGGTGATCGCGCCGACCCGCGAGCTGGCGATCCAGATCGACAAGGACGCGCGCAGCATCGGCCGCCACACCGGCCTCAAGATCGCGCTGATCTACGGCGGCGTCGACTACGACAAGCAGCGCCAGCAGCTGCGCGAGGGCTGCGACATCGTCATCGCCACGCCGGGCCGGCTGCTGGACTACTACAAGCAGCACGTGTTCGGCCTCGACAGCGTCGAGGTGATGGTGGTCGACGAGGCCGACCGCATGTTCGACCTCGGCTTCATCAAGGACGTGCGCTACATCTTCCGCCGGCTGCCGCCGCGCGAGCGCCGCCAGGTGCTGCTGTTCTCGGCCACGCTCAGCCACCGCGTGCTGGAGCTCGCCTACGAGCACATGCACGAGGCCGAGAAGCTGGTGGTGGAGACCGACAACGTCACCGCCGACCGGGTGCGCCAGCGGGTCTATTTCCCGGCCAAGGAAGAGAAGCTGCCGCTGCTGCTCAACCTGATCGAACGCGAACGGCCGGCGCGCAGCATCGTCTTCGTCAACACCAAGATGGCCGCCGAGCGTGTCACCGAGCGGCTGAAGAAGCAGGGCCACCGCGTCGGCGCGCTGTCCGGCGACGTGCCGCAGCTCAAGCGCCAGAAGCTGCTGCAGCGTTTCCAGGACGGCCAGCTCGACATCCTGGTCTGCACCGACGTCGCCGCGCGTGGCCTGCACATCCCGGCGGTCAGCCACGTGTTCAACTACGACCTGCCGCAGGATGCCGAGGACTACGTGCATCGCATCGGCCGCACCGCGCGGCTGGGCGCCGAGGGCGACGCGATCAGCTTCGCCTGCGATCTCTACGCCATGAGCCTGCCGGAGATCGAGGCCTACATCGGGCAGAAGATCCCGGTGGCGACGATCGAACCCGAGCTGTTGGTGATGCCGAAGCCGCGCGAGATGGATGCCGCGTTCGCCGCCGACACGGCCGCCGACAGCGCGGCCTTCGGCGACAAGGTGGCGCCACGCACGCCGGCGGGCCGGCCCGGGCCGCGTCCGCGGCCTCGCAAGAACATCGCCGATGCGCCGCGCCCGACGCCGGCCACGGCCGAGACGGCGGCGCCCGCACCGGCGCCCGCACCGGCGGGCGAGGACGGACCCGCGCGCAAGCGTCGTCGGCGCGGCGGGCGCGGCCGTCGGCGTCCGGAAGCGGAGACCCCCGCGGTCCAGGCCGCCCAGGGTCCGGCCAGGCCGGCCCGCGAGGAGCGGCGTCCGCCTCCGGCCGAACCGGCCGCGGCCAAGCCCGCGCAACGTCCGTCGCGCCAAGTGGCGGCGACCGCGCCGAGGCCTGCGGCCAAGAAGCCGGGGTTCTTCCGGCGGCTGGCCCGGCTCTTCACCGGGCGCTGA
- the trxA gene encoding thioredoxin TrxA, with amino-acid sequence MSELITHVSDDAFRAEVLESETPVLVDFWAEWCGPCKAIAPILDDLAKQYEGKLRIAKINIDHNPKTPRDYGVRGIPTLMLFKNGKVEATQIGAVGKGQLTQLIDKTL; translated from the coding sequence GTGAGTGAATTGATTACCCATGTCAGCGACGATGCCTTCCGAGCGGAAGTGCTCGAATCGGAAACCCCCGTGCTGGTCGATTTCTGGGCCGAATGGTGTGGTCCCTGCAAGGCCATCGCGCCGATCCTCGACGACCTTGCCAAGCAGTACGAAGGCAAGCTGCGCATCGCCAAGATCAACATCGACCACAACCCCAAGACGCCGCGTGACTACGGCGTGCGCGGCATCCCCACGCTGATGCTGTTCAAGAACGGCAAGGTCGAGGCGACCCAGATCGGCGCCGTCGGCAAGGGCCAGCTCACCCAGCTCATCGACAAGACCCTTTGA
- the rho gene encoding transcription termination factor Rho, whose translation MSDTESQETHDAARVDTKPVAEPAPRPRSRRSAGADRPAEQPAASAQTETAAPPAPVAPSPSEPAAAQATHAAERETSAPMPVAASAPGEGASSAAPSAGQPAAQAQGNPGNGQGGQNYERRNDRESRRRRRHERNQQQRGQGGGGNAPRPNPHGYPMDDDENADIGSSDRLINLTELKRMKAPELLAFAESLGLREGVARQRRQDVIFNILKAHARSGGGIWAEGVLEILQDGFGFLRSADESYLAGPDDIYVSPSQIRRFNLRTGDYITGRVRHPKEGERYFALLKVDDINGDPPEASKNKMLFENLTPLFPRKAFHLERGNGSTEDITGRILDLMAPIGRGQRGLIVSQPKSGKTMMLQNIAQAIQYNHPDVHLIILLVDERPEEVTEIARTVRAEVISSTFDEPAARHVQVAEMVIERAKRLVEHKKDVVILLDSITRLARAYNTVVPSSGKVLTGGVDANALQRPKRFFGAARNVEEGGSLTIIATALIDTGSKMDEVIYEEFKGTGNMEVHLSRRIAEKRVYPAIDINRSGTRREDLLIDPDLLAKIWILRKLLHPMDELAAMEFMLEKMKNTKTNDEFFNSMKR comes from the coding sequence GTGTCCGATACCGAAAGTCAGGAAACCCACGACGCCGCGCGCGTCGACACCAAGCCCGTGGCCGAACCCGCGCCGCGTCCGCGCAGCCGTCGTTCGGCCGGTGCCGACAGGCCGGCCGAGCAGCCCGCCGCGTCGGCCCAAACCGAAACGGCCGCGCCGCCGGCGCCGGTCGCGCCATCGCCGTCCGAACCCGCCGCCGCGCAGGCCACGCACGCCGCCGAGCGCGAAACGTCCGCGCCGATGCCGGTGGCCGCCAGCGCACCCGGCGAAGGCGCCTCGTCCGCCGCCCCGTCGGCAGGACAGCCGGCGGCGCAGGCCCAGGGCAATCCGGGCAACGGACAAGGCGGCCAGAACTACGAGCGTCGCAACGATCGCGAAAGCCGCCGCCGGCGCCGCCACGAACGCAACCAGCAACAACGCGGGCAGGGTGGCGGCGGCAACGCGCCGCGGCCCAATCCGCACGGCTATCCGATGGACGACGACGAGAACGCCGACATCGGCAGCAGCGACCGGCTGATCAATCTCACCGAACTCAAGCGGATGAAGGCGCCCGAACTGCTCGCCTTCGCCGAATCGCTGGGTCTGCGCGAAGGCGTCGCCCGCCAGCGCCGCCAGGACGTGATCTTCAACATCCTGAAGGCCCATGCGCGCTCCGGCGGCGGCATCTGGGCCGAGGGCGTGCTGGAGATCCTGCAGGACGGCTTCGGCTTCCTGCGCTCGGCCGACGAGTCCTACCTCGCCGGCCCCGACGACATCTACGTCTCGCCCAGCCAGATCCGCCGCTTCAACCTGCGCACCGGCGACTACATCACCGGTCGCGTGCGCCATCCGAAGGAAGGCGAGCGCTACTTCGCGCTGCTCAAGGTCGACGACATCAACGGCGATCCGCCCGAGGCGTCGAAGAACAAGATGCTGTTCGAGAACCTGACGCCGCTGTTCCCGCGCAAGGCGTTCCACCTCGAACGCGGCAACGGTTCCACCGAGGACATCACCGGCCGCATCCTGGACCTGATGGCGCCGATCGGGCGCGGCCAGCGCGGACTGATCGTCTCGCAGCCCAAGTCCGGCAAGACGATGATGCTGCAGAACATCGCGCAGGCCATCCAGTACAACCATCCGGACGTGCACCTCATCATCCTGCTGGTCGACGAGCGGCCGGAGGAGGTCACCGAGATCGCCCGTACCGTGCGCGCCGAGGTGATTTCCTCCACCTTCGACGAGCCGGCCGCGCGCCACGTGCAGGTCGCCGAGATGGTGATCGAGCGCGCCAAGCGCCTGGTCGAGCACAAGAAGGACGTGGTCATCCTGCTCGACTCGATCACCCGCCTGGCGCGTGCCTACAACACCGTGGTGCCGAGCTCGGGCAAGGTGCTCACCGGCGGCGTGGACGCCAACGCGCTGCAGCGGCCCAAGCGCTTCTTCGGCGCCGCACGCAACGTCGAGGAAGGCGGCTCGCTGACCATCATCGCCACCGCGCTGATCGACACCGGCAGCAAGATGGACGAGGTGATCTACGAGGAGTTCAAGGGCACCGGCAACATGGAGGTGCACCTGTCCCGCCGCATCGCCGAGAAGCGCGTGTATCCGGCCATCGACATCAACCGCTCCGGCACCCGCCGCGAGGATCTGCTGATCGACCCGGACCTGCTCGCCAAGATCTGGATCCTGCGCAAGCTGCTGCACCCGATGGACGAGCTGGCGGCGATGGAGTTCATGCTGGAAAAGATGAAGAACACCAAGACCAACGACGAGTTCTTCAATTCGATGAAGCGCTGA
- a CDS encoding glutamate--cysteine ligase, with amino-acid sequence MSIASTVKNTPIESRQQLVDYLAAGEKPREAWRIGTEHEKFGFRTDDLRPPPFEGERGIRALLERLAARYGWQIAREGDTPVALTRGQANITLEPAGQLELSGAPLETIHQTCREVNEHLEEVRSIAEGMGLGFLGMGFQPKWRREDMPWMPKGRYEIMRRYMPKVGKLGLDMMTRTCTVQVNLDFDSEADMVKKFRTSLALQPVATALFADSPFTDGRPNGYLSYRSHVWEDTDPDRTGMLDFVFEDDFGYERYVDYMLDVPMYFSEQNGRYVDLAGQDFKRFLKGELPALPGVRATLKDWADHLTTAFPEVRLKQYLEMRGADGGPWKRLCALPALWVGLLYDDDALDAAWRLVRDFTREERHALRDGVPKHALKLPFRGGSVRDLTREALKIAAHGLERRARRNARGEDERIFLAPLLEIVETGKTPAEDKLERFHGPWQGSVDPVFREFAY; translated from the coding sequence ATGTCCATCGCCAGTACGGTGAAAAACACGCCGATCGAAAGCCGGCAGCAGCTCGTCGACTACCTCGCCGCGGGCGAGAAGCCGCGCGAGGCCTGGCGTATCGGCACCGAGCACGAGAAGTTCGGCTTCCGCACCGACGACCTGCGCCCGCCGCCGTTCGAGGGCGAGCGCGGCATCCGCGCGCTGCTGGAACGACTGGCCGCACGCTATGGCTGGCAGATTGCGCGCGAAGGCGACACGCCCGTGGCGCTGACTCGCGGCCAGGCCAACATCACGCTGGAACCGGCCGGCCAGCTCGAACTCTCCGGCGCACCGCTGGAAACCATCCACCAGACCTGTCGCGAGGTGAACGAGCACCTCGAGGAAGTGCGCTCGATCGCCGAGGGCATGGGCCTGGGCTTCCTGGGCATGGGCTTCCAGCCCAAATGGCGCCGCGAGGACATGCCGTGGATGCCCAAGGGTCGCTACGAGATCATGCGCAGGTACATGCCCAAGGTCGGCAAGCTCGGCCTGGACATGATGACGCGCACCTGCACGGTGCAGGTCAACCTCGACTTCGACAGCGAGGCGGACATGGTGAAGAAGTTCCGCACCAGCCTCGCCCTGCAGCCGGTCGCCACCGCGCTGTTCGCCGATTCGCCGTTCACGGATGGCCGTCCAAACGGCTATCTGTCGTACCGCTCCCACGTGTGGGAGGACACCGACCCCGACCGTACCGGGATGCTCGACTTCGTCTTCGAGGACGACTTCGGCTACGAACGCTACGTCGACTACATGCTCGACGTGCCGATGTACTTCAGCGAGCAGAACGGCCGCTACGTCGATCTGGCCGGCCAGGACTTCAAGCGCTTCCTGAAAGGCGAGCTGCCGGCCCTGCCGGGCGTGCGCGCCACGCTGAAAGACTGGGCCGACCATCTCACCACCGCCTTCCCCGAGGTGCGTCTCAAGCAATACCTGGAAATGCGCGGCGCCGACGGCGGCCCCTGGAAGCGGCTGTGCGCGCTGCCCGCGCTGTGGGTCGGCCTGCTCTACGACGATGATGCGCTCGATGCGGCGTGGCGCCTGGTGCGCGACTTCACCCGCGAGGAGCGCCATGCGCTGCGCGACGGCGTGCCGAAACATGCGCTCAAGCTGCCCTTCCGCGGCGGCAGCGTGCGCGACCTTACCCGCGAGGCGCTGAAGATCGCCGCCCACGGCCTCGAACGCCGCGCCCGCCGCAACGCCCGCGGCGAGGACGAGCGCATCTTCCTCGCCCCACTCCTCGAGATCGTCGAGACCGGCAAGACGCCGGCCGAGGACAAGCTCGAACGCTTCCACGGCCCCTGGCAGGGCAGCGTCGATCCGGTGTTCCGCGAGTTCGCGTACTGA
- a CDS encoding STAS-like domain-containing protein, which produces MARPSRSHEIDAALLQAVAMHPRDLVGMVAAQLGLSSARVSIQVRRLVADGYLQKQGTTRPIYTLGRNRRFQQRYPRAGLAEDILWSGQLSPLLRDVPRNVLDIAHHGATEMINNAIEHSEAMHVEVRMDLRDGRLSLAIADDGIGIFRKVARALELPDERLALLELSKGKFTTDPKNHSGEGVFFTSRMFDRFRIASGGLVFSHDEEQDEDVLFDVDDMSRKGTVVFMEISTASTRTTKQVFDEYSSGPDEYTFAKTVVPVRLAQVGDENLISRSQAKRLMQRVDRFRHVMLDFSGINAIGQAFADEIFRVFAQAHPEVELVPVHAVPEVQQMIRRAEVARDRDGGQRPLL; this is translated from the coding sequence ATGGCTCGTCCCAGTCGTTCCCATGAAATCGATGCTGCCTTGCTTCAGGCGGTCGCCATGCACCCGCGCGATCTGGTCGGCATGGTGGCGGCGCAACTTGGTTTGTCGAGTGCACGGGTCAGCATCCAGGTCCGCAGGCTTGTGGCGGACGGCTATCTGCAAAAGCAGGGGACGACGCGCCCCATCTACACGCTGGGCCGCAATCGCCGGTTCCAGCAGCGTTACCCGCGGGCAGGGCTGGCCGAGGACATCCTCTGGTCGGGCCAATTGTCACCGTTGCTGCGTGACGTACCGCGCAATGTCCTGGACATTGCGCACCATGGCGCAACGGAAATGATCAACAACGCCATCGAACATTCCGAAGCCATGCACGTGGAAGTGCGCATGGATCTGCGAGACGGGCGCCTGTCGCTGGCGATCGCCGATGATGGAATCGGCATCTTCCGCAAGGTCGCGCGTGCGCTCGAGCTGCCGGACGAGCGACTGGCACTGTTGGAACTGTCCAAGGGCAAATTCACCACGGACCCGAAAAATCATTCGGGCGAAGGGGTGTTTTTCACTTCGCGCATGTTCGACCGCTTCCGGATCGCATCCGGGGGGCTGGTGTTCTCACACGACGAAGAACAGGACGAGGATGTACTGTTCGACGTCGACGACATGTCGCGCAAGGGCACCGTTGTCTTCATGGAAATATCCACGGCATCCACGCGGACCACCAAGCAGGTGTTCGATGAATACTCCAGTGGACCGGACGAGTACACCTTTGCGAAGACCGTGGTTCCGGTCCGTTTGGCCCAGGTGGGCGATGAAAACCTGATCTCGCGTTCACAGGCCAAGCGCCTGATGCAACGGGTGGACAGGTTCCGCCACGTGATGCTCGACTTCAGTGGCATCAACGCCATAGGGCAGGCGTTCGCGGACGAAATATTCCGCGTGTTCGCCCAGGCGCATCCGGAGGTCGAGCTGGTGCCGGTCCATGCCGTGCCGGAAGTGCAGCAGATGATCCGCCGTGCCGAGGTGGCGCGCGATCGTGACGGTGGGCAACGGCCCTTGCTCTGA